The Neisseria subflava DNA window ATGCTGTTTTTTTCTTTCAGCCAAAGGCCGGTATTGCCGGTACTGATTTTGCCGTTGATGGCCGCGGCTTTGATGTTTTCGGCTTTTTGGCTCAGCGTGGGCGCAACCCATTCGCCAAGTGCAACGGTGGCAATGGCGAAAATCAAACCAAACTGCGACAGAATCAACAGCAGCTTTTTGGTGCTCATGCCGCTGGCTTTGATAACGGTCAGCTCGCTGCCGGAAGCCAGTTGGCTGAGGGAAATCAGGCCGCCGATCAAAACGGCAAGCGGCATCAGTTCATATGCGCGCGCAGGCATCTGCATTAAAACATACTGCCCCAATTTTGCGCCGTTATAGCTGCCTTTTCCAAGATCGCCGACTTCGTTGATGATTTCAAAAAAGCTGTACAAAGCGAGGAAGGCAAGGAGGGCGTAAACCGCCATAACCGCCATTTGACGGATGATGTAACGTGAAATCAGGTTCATTTTCCGCCTTTCAATGTCAGACTTTTGGCAACCGCCTGCCAGAAGGGTTGGCTGGGCATACTGCGCACGCGTAGCAGGACGACGGCAATCACAAACATGATGATGTGCATAGGCAGCAGTCCGAGCCAAAAATGGATTTTGCCGTCTTCCACAGCATTGCGCAGGAAGGTCAGCCCGTTTTGGTAAACCAAAAACAAACCGATGGCAATCAAGATATTGTAGGTATGGCCGCTGCGCGGATTGAAATAAGAAAGCGGCACGGCAAGCAGACACAACAACAAAACGCTGACGGTCAAGGAAATACGCCACATCAATTCCGCTTGATGTTGGGGATTGCTGCTGCCAATCAGTTGGGCGGTCGGAATGGTACGGCGATGTGAAACAGGGTCGATAAGTTTGGGCGTGGTGCTGATAATCAGGCTGAGATGTTGAAAAGAAACGCGGTTGTAATCGGCTTTGCCGGGCGTACCGCTGTAACGGTAGCCGTCGCGCAATTCAAGCGTGCGTTTGTTGTCGGTCAGCGAAAAATTGCCCTCTTTGGCAAAAACGATGTTGTCATTGCCGTTTTTATCCTGCTCGCGCAGGAACAGGTTTTTCATGATGCCGGATTCAGTATCGAAGGTTTCGACAAAATAAACCCTGCCGTTGCGCTTACCCAAGCTATTGAACTCGCCGGCTTCCACCAAAGACAACTCCTGCTTCTGCTTCAAAATTTCGGCATATTCACGACTGCGTAACTCTGCCCACGGCATTACCCAAAGCTGCATGACGGCAATCAAAATGGCAAACGGCACGGCAAACTGCATGACCGGGCGTATCCATTGTTTCAATGCCAATCCGCAGGAAAGCCAGACCGACATTTCGCTGTCGCGCCAGTAGCGGGTCAATACGGTCAACGTACTGATAAATGCGGTCAACACCAGCAAAAGCGGGGTCATGCCGATTACCCAAAAGCCGACTAAAGCCAACACGGCATCGATGGCGACACGCCCGTCGGCTGCACGGCCAAGCAGGTTGATGGCCTGCGTGGACACCAATACCGCCAAGAGAACGACAAAAATGCCGACGGCGGTAAAGGAAAGTTCTTTAATAAAGTTTCTTTGGTAAATCATAAGATTGAGCGTGGTATACGGTTTATGGGAAACCTATATTTATTAATAAGGCTTCAGACGGCATGACACAAATGGAGTACAATGATTTTCATCTGTTCGGACGGCTGGTCAACAGGCCGTCTGAACAACCGACAACCGTTCCAATCAGGAGAATAAACGTGAAATTTAGCACAAAAGCCGAAACTTTGCAGGCTCAACAGGCAGGTGCGCAATTATTTGTCTGCGCCGAAGCATCGCAACTGAGCAACCCGACTGCCCTTGCCCTCTTCGCATCCCTTGAAGAAGGTCAAAATTTCGCCGACACCAAAATCCCGACGGACAACGGTTTGCAAGCCATTGCCGTCACCCGCCTCGAAAAAACCGACCGCACCGCATTGAACAAAGCTGCAGCCGAAGCCGCCAAATGGGCGCAAAATCAAGAAACGGTCAATGTGGACGTTTATGCCTTTGAAGAAGCGCAAGCGGCAGCCGTTGCCGAAGCGTTTGCGATTGCGTTCGGCAATACCGCCTACCGTTTCGACCGCTACAAAAAAGAAGCCAAACCGGCTAAATTTGCAGAAGCCGTGTTCCACAGCGCGCACGAAGCCGCCGTCAAAGAAGCCCTGCGCGTTGCCGAAGCGCAAGTTTACGGACAAAGCCTCTGCCGCGATTTGGGCAATGCCGCACCGAACGAATGCACGCCTGAATTCCTCGCGCGTACCGCCAAAGCCGAAGCCGAAAAACTGGGCGCACACGCCAAAATTATTGAAAAAGACTACATCAAAGAAAACATGGGTTCGTTCTGGTCTGTCGCAAAAGGCAGCGTCGAAGACCCATATTTGGTTGAACTGAGCTATTTCGGTGCAGCCGACAAAGAAGCCGCACCTGTGGTATTGGTCGGCAAAGGCATTACCTTCGACACCGGCGGCATCTCCCTCAAACCCGGTCTGAACATGGACGAAATGAAGTTCGATATGTGCGGCGCGGCAACCGTCATCAGTACCTTCTGCGCCGCCGTCAAACTGCAACTGCCGATCAACCTGATTGCCATCGTCGCCACTTGTGAAAACATGCCTTCCGGCGCAGCCAACAAACCGGGCGACGTCGTAAAAAGCATGAAAGGCTTGACCATCGAAGTGTTGAACACCGATGCCGAAGGCCGTCTGATTTTGTGTGACGCGCTCACTTACGCCGAACAATTCAAACCCAAAGCCGTTATCGACGTCGCCACCCTGACCGGTGCGTGCATCATCGCCCTGGGTCATGACGTCAGCGGCGTGATGGGCAACAATCAAGATTTGGTCGACAGCCTGCTGGCCGCTTCCCGCAACGTGGACGACAAAGCATGGCAACTGCCGCTCTTTGAGACCTACAAAGACCAACTCAAATCCAACTTTGCCGACATTCCAAACATCGGCACGCCGGGTGCAGGCACGATTACCGCCGCAACATTCCTGTCTTACTTTACCGAAGACTATCCATGGGCACACCTCGACATCGCAGGTACAGCATGGAAATCTGGCGGTGAAAAAGGCGCGACCGGCCGTCCTGTTCCTTTATTGCTGAACTATCTGCGCAATGTGAAATAAATCTTGGGGGAAGCCTGCGGGGTTAATCGTTTCAACCCTGCAGGCCGTCTGAAAACGGAATCCGCATTATCTGACTCAACCTGACAAACGGAGAACCACCATGAAACCACTATTTGCCGCATTATCTGTCGCCCTTCTGCTCGGCACATCCATAAGCGCTCAAGCTGCCGAACAAACCACTCCCACCGACCGCAGCATCCAAGTGTACAAAAAAGCCGACTTAGCTGAATGGAACCGCGAAAACGCAGCCGGAGGCCAAGGCCCCTTGCTCGGCAGCTTTGCCTTCACGCGCCATCAAACCGCCGACCAAGACGCATTCAAAGAAATCGGCTGGCTCACATTACCGCCGGGCGCCTCCATTGGGCAACACAAACATACCGGCAATGAAGACGTTTACATCATCGTATCCGGCAAAGGCCTGTTTACCGATAGCGAAGGCAAACAAACCGAAGTCGGCGCCGGCGACATTACCATCGCCCGCCCCGGCCAGTCCCATGCTTTGAAAAATATCGGCAAAAAGCCGTTGGTATTCCTTGATCTGATTGCCGAGACCGCTGGCGCTAAAGCCGCCGAAACCAAGTAATACTTTCAATGAAAGCAAACCATCTGCCATGACTTTCTGCCTTACCCAAACCAGGCAGCAGAGAGATTGTTCCGTTTTCATTTAAACCTACATACAAGCTAAAGGCCGTCTGAAAACCACGCTTCGTTTTCAGACGGCCTTTTTTCTCAAAAATCTTATCATATAAACAATGAA harbors:
- the lptF gene encoding LPS export ABC transporter permease LptF is translated as MIYQRNFIKELSFTAVGIFVVLLAVLVSTQAINLLGRAADGRVAIDAVLALVGFWVIGMTPLLLVLTAFISTLTVLTRYWRDSEMSVWLSCGLALKQWIRPVMQFAVPFAILIAVMQLWVMPWAELRSREYAEILKQKQELSLVEAGEFNSLGKRNGRVYFVETFDTESGIMKNLFLREQDKNGNDNIVFAKEGNFSLTDNKRTLELRDGYRYSGTPGKADYNRVSFQHLSLIISTTPKLIDPVSHRRTIPTAQLIGSSNPQHQAELMWRISLTVSVLLLCLLAVPLSYFNPRSGHTYNILIAIGLFLVYQNGLTFLRNAVEDGKIHFWLGLLPMHIIMFVIAVVLLRVRSMPSQPFWQAVAKSLTLKGGK
- a CDS encoding leucyl aminopeptidase → MKFSTKAETLQAQQAGAQLFVCAEASQLSNPTALALFASLEEGQNFADTKIPTDNGLQAIAVTRLEKTDRTALNKAAAEAAKWAQNQETVNVDVYAFEEAQAAAVAEAFAIAFGNTAYRFDRYKKEAKPAKFAEAVFHSAHEAAVKEALRVAEAQVYGQSLCRDLGNAAPNECTPEFLARTAKAEAEKLGAHAKIIEKDYIKENMGSFWSVAKGSVEDPYLVELSYFGAADKEAAPVVLVGKGITFDTGGISLKPGLNMDEMKFDMCGAATVISTFCAAVKLQLPINLIAIVATCENMPSGAANKPGDVVKSMKGLTIEVLNTDAEGRLILCDALTYAEQFKPKAVIDVATLTGACIIALGHDVSGVMGNNQDLVDSLLAASRNVDDKAWQLPLFETYKDQLKSNFADIPNIGTPGAGTITAATFLSYFTEDYPWAHLDIAGTAWKSGGEKGATGRPVPLLLNYLRNVK
- a CDS encoding cupin domain-containing protein, which codes for MKPLFAALSVALLLGTSISAQAAEQTTPTDRSIQVYKKADLAEWNRENAAGGQGPLLGSFAFTRHQTADQDAFKEIGWLTLPPGASIGQHKHTGNEDVYIIVSGKGLFTDSEGKQTEVGAGDITIARPGQSHALKNIGKKPLVFLDLIAETAGAKAAETK